The window TGCGGGCGATCCTGGAGGTGGCGGCCACCGAGATCAAGCTGCGCAAGATCGGGGAGGAGATCAAGAAGACCACCCGGCGGGTCAACGCCCTGGAGCAGGTGGTGATCCCCCGGATCCTGGGCGAGATCCGCTTTATCGCATCGGTGCTGGAGCAGCGGGCCCGGGAGGATATCTTCCGCCTCAAGCGCATCAAGCGCAAGCTGGAGGCGCGGGAGAAGACCTAGGGGGAAGGGAAGAAGGAAGAGGGAAGAAGGAAGAGGGGAAAGGAATGAAAGAATAGCGCGTACCCCTCTTCCCTCTTCCCTGTCGTATACTGGCCCTAGGCGTGATCCGCCGTCGCCATGCTGGGCACTTCTCATACACTGCGCGTGTGGAAGGTCTCCCGCCTGCAGGCCACCCTGGCGGCGCTGCTGGCCGCGGTGGGTTTTCTGGCCGCCACCCAGGTGCGTAACGAACTGCTGATCCGCCGGCACCTGCGGGTACCATCCCAGCGGCTGGAGGAACTGGGCTTCCTGCTGCGGGAGCAGGAGCGGGCCCGCTCGGCCCTGGAGCAGCAGATCGTGGAATTGCGGGAGCGGCTGCGGGCCTACGAGCAGGGGGTCGCCCAGGGCCGGGCCCGGATGGAGGCCCTCAGCCAGGACCTGGAACGGCTGCGGACGCTGGCGGGGCTGGTGGCGGTGGTCGGGCCCGGCGTGGTGGTGGAGCTGGATGACAGCCCGCAGCCCCTGCGCCCCGGGGACGACCCCAACACGGTGATCCTCCATTACACGGACCTGCAGGCGGTGGTCAACGACCTGTGGGCGGGCGGGGCCGATGCGGTGGCCATCAACGGGGAGCGGGTGGTGGTGTCCACGGGCCTGACCTGTGTGGGCACCACCATCCTGTGCAACGCCAAGCGCATCGCCCCGCCCTACCGGATCACGGCCATCGGCAATCCGGCGGCGCTCCAGGCATATCTCACCCGGCCGGGGGGCATCCTGGAGGCCCTGCGGGCGTTCGGGTTTCCGGTGAAGGTGACGACAGCCTCGCGGCTGGTGGTGCCAGCGTACCGGGGTGGCTACCGGTTCACCTTCGCCCGCCCCGCGGAGGCCCCGCCGTAGGCGGGGCGCGACAGGAGGAGCGGTCATGTGGTTGCCCGTGCTCGGCCTGCTGGTCGGCATCGTCCTGGGGTTTCTGTCGTCGGTGGAGATCCCGCTGGGGGTGGTCAAGTACACGGCCATCGCCATCCTGGCCGCCATCGACACGGTCCTGGGCGGCCTGCGGGCCCAGCTGGAGGACCGCTTTGACCTGTCCATCTTCCTCAGCGGCTTCTTTGCCAACACGTTCTTTGCGGCGCTGCTGACCGCCATCGGGGACCTGCTGGGGGTGGACATCTACCTGGGCGCCGTGATTGCCTTTTCCATCCGGATCTTCGGCAACGTGGGCTTCATCCGCCGGGACCTGCTGGAGCGGTACTGGCGCGGCGCCAGGCGGGGTCCGGCAGGAGAGACGGGGCGGATCCCCTGACGCCGCGCGACGCGGGAACGCACCGGGAGGAGGTGTGATCATGGTCCGCGTGGGCATCAACGGATTTGGCCGGATCGGCCGCCAGTCGCTGAGGGCAATGCTGGAGCGCTACCCCGACCGGCTCCAGGTGACGGCCGTCAACGACATCGCCGACCTCCGGACCAACGCCCACCTGTTCAAGTACGACTCCAACTACGGCACGTTCCCCGGACAGGTGGAGGCCCGGGACGGCGAGCTGCGCGTCAACCAGTGGACCATGAAGGTGTTCAGCGAACGCGAGCCGTCGGCCATCCCCTGGCGGGAGGCGGGGGTGGACATCGTGGTGGAGGCCACCGGCCGGTTCACCGCCGCCGAGAAGGCCCGCGGCCACCTGGCCGGAGGCGCCCGCAAGGTGGTCATCACCGCGCCGGCCAAGGGTGAGGACATCACCCTCAACATGGGGGTCAATCACGAGCTGTACGATCCCCGGGTGCACACCATCGTCAGCAACGGTTCGTGCACCACCAACTGCCTGGCGGTGACCGCCAAGGTGCTCAGCCGGGAGTTTGGCATCCGCCGGGGGTTCATGACCACCGTCCACTCCTACACCAACACCCAGCGGATCCTGGACGTGGTGGGCGAGAACCTGCGGGAGGCCCGGGCGGCGGCCCTGAACATCATCCCGGCCACCACCGGGGCGGCCCGCGCCATCTTCCTGGTCCTCCCCGAACTGCGGGGAAAGATGCACGGCATCGCCCTGCGGGTGCCCACCCCCACCGTCTCCATCGTGGACCTGGTGTGCGAGCTGGAGCGGCCGGTGACCGCGGACGCGGTCAACGCCGCCTACCGGCGCTACAGCCAGGAGGAGATGCGCGGGTACCTGGGCTACAGCGAGGAGGAGCTGGTCTCCATGGACTACAAGGGCAGCCCCTATTCGGCGGTGGTGGACGCGCCGCTGACCACCGTCATCGAGGACACCCTGGTGAAGGTCATGTCCTGGTACGACAACGAGTGGGGCT is drawn from Armatimonadota bacterium and contains these coding sequences:
- a CDS encoding DUF881 domain-containing protein, whose amino-acid sequence is MLGTSHTLRVWKVSRLQATLAALLAAVGFLAATQVRNELLIRRHLRVPSQRLEELGFLLREQERARSALEQQIVELRERLRAYEQGVAQGRARMEALSQDLERLRTLAGLVAVVGPGVVVELDDSPQPLRPGDDPNTVILHYTDLQAVVNDLWAGGADAVAINGERVVVSTGLTCVGTTILCNAKRIAPPYRITAIGNPAALQAYLTRPGGILEALRAFGFPVKVTTASRLVVPAYRGGYRFTFARPAEAPP
- a CDS encoding DUF1290 domain-containing protein, with translation MWLPVLGLLVGIVLGFLSSVEIPLGVVKYTAIAILAAIDTVLGGLRAQLEDRFDLSIFLSGFFANTFFAALLTAIGDLLGVDIYLGAVIAFSIRIFGNVGFIRRDLLERYWRGARRGPAGETGRIP
- the gap gene encoding type I glyceraldehyde-3-phosphate dehydrogenase: MMVRVGINGFGRIGRQSLRAMLERYPDRLQVTAVNDIADLRTNAHLFKYDSNYGTFPGQVEARDGELRVNQWTMKVFSEREPSAIPWREAGVDIVVEATGRFTAAEKARGHLAGGARKVVITAPAKGEDITLNMGVNHELYDPRVHTIVSNGSCTTNCLAVTAKVLSREFGIRRGFMTTVHSYTNTQRILDVVGENLREARAAALNIIPATTGAARAIFLVLPELRGKMHGIALRVPTPTVSIVDLVCELERPVTADAVNAAYRRYSQEEMRGYLGYSEEELVSMDYKGSPYSAVVDAPLTTVIEDTLVKVMSWYDNEWGYACRVADLVAYMAERGL